Proteins encoded by one window of Rhizobium sp. NLR16a:
- a CDS encoding FAD-binding oxidoreductase translates to MGYTLRPPVLARGPDRSFWLQDAGAAPVTTPLAGDQAADVAIVGGGYTGLWTALRLKDQDPGLKIVLLEADCCGAGASGRNGGQVHSWFAEIDLLAAVVGETEALSLCRATADAIKELEALQASGAIDMNLRLDGWLWTASAKAQEGAWQKALDMAEAQGEARFSRLDAGEIARRTGSRASYMGIAEMRAGTVQPAKLAAGLRRLALARHVIIHEKTPVTAIEPGAVATLHTPQGRLRAGRVVLAANAWLASVPELLRYTYVVESQIVATQPVPDLLQRLGWTGGESICDAQAHVLYYQRTPEGRVIFGRGSGKIAYGDRIGPSFNRGTEKGADNRRELDRVYPELRTVKIEHDWSGPIDCTADHLPIFGHLAGQPNIFFGLGFNGTGIAQTPVAGRILASLVLGRDDQWSRSGLVGLGKRKTLPPEPIRYLGARLVRKAIRLRNDAEIENRPVNPIVRYISELKPGR, encoded by the coding sequence ATGGGCTACACCTTGAGACCGCCGGTCCTGGCGCGCGGCCCGGATCGCTCCTTCTGGCTGCAGGACGCTGGTGCCGCCCCGGTCACCACGCCGCTCGCGGGCGATCAGGCCGCCGATGTCGCCATTGTCGGCGGCGGCTATACCGGCCTGTGGACGGCGCTGCGCCTGAAGGACCAGGATCCCGGGCTCAAGATCGTGCTGCTCGAGGCGGATTGCTGCGGGGCAGGGGCATCCGGCCGCAATGGCGGCCAGGTCCACTCCTGGTTTGCCGAGATTGATCTCCTCGCCGCCGTGGTGGGAGAGACTGAGGCGCTTTCGCTCTGCCGGGCCACCGCCGATGCAATCAAGGAGCTGGAGGCCCTGCAGGCAAGCGGCGCGATCGACATGAATCTCAGGCTCGACGGATGGCTGTGGACGGCAAGCGCCAAGGCACAGGAAGGCGCATGGCAGAAGGCGCTTGACATGGCGGAGGCCCAGGGCGAAGCGCGCTTCAGCCGGCTCGATGCCGGCGAGATTGCCCGCCGCACCGGCTCCCGCGCCTCCTATATGGGCATTGCCGAGATGCGGGCAGGAACGGTGCAGCCGGCAAAGCTCGCCGCAGGCCTGCGCCGGCTCGCTCTCGCGCGCCATGTGATCATCCACGAAAAGACGCCCGTCACCGCGATCGAGCCGGGCGCCGTCGCCACCCTGCACACGCCGCAGGGCCGCCTTCGCGCCGGCCGCGTCGTGCTGGCGGCGAATGCCTGGCTTGCATCCGTTCCCGAGCTCCTGCGCTACACCTATGTGGTCGAAAGCCAGATCGTCGCCACGCAACCTGTGCCGGATCTGCTTCAGCGCCTGGGGTGGACGGGCGGCGAATCGATCTGCGACGCGCAGGCGCATGTGCTCTATTACCAGCGCACGCCGGAGGGGCGGGTGATCTTCGGCCGCGGCAGCGGCAAGATCGCCTACGGCGACCGGATCGGTCCCTCCTTCAACCGCGGCACGGAAAAGGGCGCCGATAACAGGCGCGAGCTGGACCGGGTCTATCCCGAACTGAGAACCGTGAAGATCGAGCACGACTGGTCGGGGCCGATCGACTGCACCGCCGATCACCTGCCGATCTTCGGCCATCTCGCGGGCCAGCCCAATATCTTCTTCGGCCTCGGCTTCAACGGCACCGGCATCGCCCAGACGCCCGTCGCCGGCCGCATCCTCGCGAGTCTGGTGCTCGGCCGGGATGATCAATGGAGCCGCAGCGGTCTTGTCGGACTTGGCAAGCGCAAGACGCTGCCGCCGGAGCCGATCCGCTATCTCGGCGCCAGGCTCGTCCGCAAGGCGATCCGCCTTCGCAACGATGCCGAAATCGAGAACCGGCCGGTCAACCCGATCGTCCGCTACATCTCCGAATTGAAGCCCGGCCGCTGA
- a CDS encoding ATP-binding cassette domain-containing protein, translating into MLGRRLITAVKDVSFEIGDEPEILSIVGESGSGKSTVAAMILGQTEPTEGELQFAGKTVAIHSRAERKAFMKEVQPVLQNPFEAFNPLKRVDRYLFETARNFSASGERPDRREVEKMADTALHHVGLTLEEVKGRFPHELSGGQLQRVAIARALIPEPRLLVADEPVSMVDASLRMAIVNLFGRLKNELGLSIIYITHDLATAYYVSDNIIIMRKGEIVERGRARAVLDNPQHAYSRALKDAVLAADFGAVG; encoded by the coding sequence ATGCTCGGCCGGCGGCTGATCACCGCCGTCAAGGACGTCAGCTTCGAAATCGGCGACGAGCCGGAGATCCTCTCGATCGTCGGCGAATCCGGCTCGGGCAAATCGACGGTGGCGGCGATGATCCTCGGCCAGACGGAACCGACCGAGGGCGAGCTGCAATTTGCCGGCAAGACCGTCGCCATCCACAGCCGGGCCGAACGCAAGGCCTTCATGAAGGAGGTGCAGCCGGTGCTGCAGAACCCCTTCGAAGCCTTCAACCCGCTGAAGCGGGTGGACCGCTACCTCTTCGAGACCGCCCGCAATTTCTCCGCCTCCGGTGAGCGGCCGGACCGACGGGAGGTGGAAAAGATGGCCGATACCGCCCTCCACCACGTCGGCCTGACGCTGGAAGAGGTGAAGGGCCGCTTCCCCCACGAACTCTCCGGCGGCCAGCTGCAGCGCGTCGCCATCGCCCGGGCGCTGATCCCTGAGCCGCGCCTGCTGGTGGCCGACGAACCGGTCTCGATGGTCGACGCATCGCTGCGCATGGCGATCGTCAACCTGTTCGGGCGGCTGAAAAACGAACTCGGCCTTTCGATCATCTATATCACGCATGATCTGGCGACGGCTTATTATGTCAGTGACAATATTATCATTATGCGCAAGGGTGAGATTGTTGAGCGGGGGCGGGCGCGGGCGGTGTTGGACAATCCGCAGCATGCGTATTCGCGGGCGCTGAAGGATGCGGTGCTGGCGGCGGATTTTGGGGCGGTGGGATGA
- a CDS encoding ABC transporter ATP-binding protein → MENLVEIDNLKAYYRAFLYGVDREVRAVDDISLTIRRGEVYGVAGESSSGKTTLIKTIAGAIRPPLRVVSGCVKFHFGGGTQDLYAMTPEERVALRWKHLSYIMQGSMNVLNPVRRIRHSFTDFAFRHMKVSKPVFFEKVANHLQRLKLDPQLLDAYPHELSGGMRQRMTIALATILTPEFIIADEPTTALDVIVQRDVLSMIRDIQREMGSSFLFVTHDMGVHATVSDRIGIVYAGRLVEEAPTAKLFSAPLHPYTQHLVGSLPKIGDPTTRPSLEGRPPNLAMPPEGCRFHPRCPKRMEICSQKVPPLVTVAPERRVACFAVTGDHV, encoded by the coding sequence ATGGAGAATCTCGTCGAAATCGACAACTTGAAAGCCTATTACCGCGCCTTCCTCTATGGCGTCGATCGCGAGGTGCGGGCCGTCGACGACATCAGCCTGACGATCCGCCGCGGCGAGGTCTATGGCGTCGCCGGTGAATCGAGCAGCGGCAAGACGACGCTGATCAAGACCATTGCCGGCGCCATCCGGCCACCGCTCCGGGTGGTCTCCGGCTGCGTCAAATTCCATTTCGGCGGCGGCACCCAGGATCTCTATGCGATGACGCCGGAGGAGCGCGTGGCGCTGCGCTGGAAGCATCTCTCCTATATCATGCAGGGCTCGATGAATGTGCTCAATCCGGTGCGCCGGATCCGCCATTCCTTCACCGATTTCGCCTTCCGCCACATGAAGGTGAGCAAGCCGGTGTTTTTCGAGAAGGTCGCCAACCACCTGCAGCGGCTGAAGCTCGACCCGCAGCTGCTCGACGCTTATCCGCACGAACTCTCCGGCGGCATGCGCCAGCGCATGACGATTGCGCTCGCCACCATCCTGACGCCGGAATTCATCATCGCCGACGAGCCGACAACGGCGCTCGACGTCATCGTGCAGCGCGACGTCTTGTCGATGATCCGCGACATCCAGCGCGAGATGGGTTCCTCCTTCCTGTTCGTCACCCATGATATGGGCGTGCATGCGACGGTCTCCGACCGCATCGGCATCGTCTATGCCGGCCGGCTGGTCGAGGAGGCGCCGACGGCGAAGCTCTTCAGCGCGCCGCTGCACCCCTATACGCAGCACCTCGTCGGCAGCCTGCCGAAGATCGGCGACCCCACCACCCGGCCCTCGCTGGAGGGGCGGCCGCCGAACCTTGCCATGCCGCCGGAAGGCTGCCGCTTTCACCCGCGCTGCCCGAAGCGCATGGAGATCTGCTCACAGAAGGTTCCGCCCTTGGTCACCGTCGCGCCAGAGCGGCGGGTGGCGTGTTTTGCGGTTACGGGGGATCATGTTTGA
- a CDS encoding HNH endonuclease → MGFGVFIHRTDSIYKDRPAEQYQFPRQYLGRVQACLGDWIIYYQPRKIAATRGYFAVAKVAQVIPDPEESGMYLALIEPGSYLDFINAVPFSGPDGVIERGVLNEEGRISGRAQAAVRPISAADFNHIVSIGLDEHEPELPRLGEPAATHPADGFEDGAQAPFLFEHERDRVIQLSSRIVRDRLFRRLVLQAYDKRCAITGLKLINGGGRAEVDAAHIRPVEANGPDVLTNGIALSGTAHWMFDRGLISLSDDLDVLISRQANDPESIRSLINKSGRAIVPSRPFERPHPHFLSWHRENCFKK, encoded by the coding sequence ATGGGATTCGGGGTTTTCATTCACCGCACAGATTCAATCTACAAAGACAGGCCGGCAGAGCAATATCAGTTCCCGCGCCAGTATCTTGGTCGCGTGCAAGCCTGCCTTGGAGATTGGATCATATACTACCAGCCGCGCAAGATCGCGGCGACTCGCGGCTATTTTGCAGTCGCCAAGGTAGCCCAAGTCATTCCTGATCCGGAGGAATCCGGCATGTATCTGGCACTCATCGAGCCAGGCAGCTACCTCGATTTCATCAATGCCGTTCCGTTCAGTGGGCCGGACGGCGTCATTGAGCGAGGCGTGTTGAACGAGGAGGGGCGGATCTCCGGCAGAGCGCAGGCCGCGGTGCGCCCGATATCCGCGGCGGACTTCAATCACATTGTGTCGATTGGCCTGGACGAGCACGAGCCTGAACTGCCTCGGCTGGGTGAACCCGCAGCAACGCACCCCGCTGATGGGTTTGAAGATGGAGCCCAGGCGCCTTTCCTCTTCGAGCACGAGCGCGACCGGGTTATACAGCTTTCGTCGCGGATCGTTCGCGATCGGCTGTTTCGCCGGCTGGTTCTGCAGGCCTATGACAAGAGGTGCGCGATCACTGGCCTAAAGCTCATTAACGGTGGCGGACGTGCGGAAGTTGATGCCGCACATATCCGTCCCGTGGAGGCAAATGGGCCTGATGTTCTCACCAACGGCATTGCTCTTTCTGGCACCGCGCACTGGATGTTTGACCGCGGGCTGATCAGCCTCTCGGATGATCTCGATGTCCTGATCTCGCGGCAAGCCAACGATCCAGAAAGCATTCGAAGTCTGATTAACAAGTCGGGAAGGGCGATTGTGCCTTCACGACCGTTCGAGCGGCCCCATCCTCATTTTCTCAGCTGGCATCGCGAAAATTGCTTCAAGAAATAG
- a CDS encoding ABC transporter permease, whose protein sequence is MTPYLIFVLKRFGQFLLVVFLGVTITFFVTHLTPIDPVEESIGAITQMGQSDPNAIELMRQSLRELYGMQGSIWEQYLHFWLRLATGDLGPSLSAFPTPVSTIILRSLPWTIGLMTVSTLITFVLGNAIGALAGYYRKDMVLKAVSLVFIAMLPIPYYILAFVLLIVFGFIWPVLPINGGYEMNANLDLSFALVIDILKHSILPALSLILVGAGSWLIGMRALVSNIITDDYVVFAELGGVPKGKILRSYIARNAMVPQFTGLAMSLGAIFNGTVITEIVFGYPGIGNLLIEAVHAGDYSLVLGLSALSIVGVAAAVFIIDVLSPLIDPRIKVE, encoded by the coding sequence ATGACGCCCTATCTGATCTTTGTGCTGAAGCGGTTTGGTCAGTTTCTGCTCGTCGTCTTTCTCGGCGTGACGATCACCTTCTTCGTCACCCACCTGACCCCGATCGATCCGGTCGAAGAAAGCATAGGCGCCATCACCCAGATGGGTCAGTCCGATCCCAATGCGATCGAGCTGATGCGCCAGTCGCTGCGTGAGCTCTACGGCATGCAGGGCTCGATCTGGGAGCAATATCTGCATTTCTGGCTTCGGCTGGCGACCGGCGATCTCGGCCCCTCGCTCTCGGCCTTTCCGACCCCCGTCTCCACCATCATCCTGCGCTCGCTGCCCTGGACGATCGGGCTGATGACGGTCTCGACGCTGATCACCTTCGTGCTTGGCAATGCGATCGGCGCGCTTGCCGGCTATTATCGCAAGGACATGGTGCTGAAGGCCGTCAGCCTCGTCTTCATCGCGATGCTGCCCATCCCCTATTATATCCTCGCCTTCGTGCTGCTCATCGTCTTCGGCTTCATCTGGCCGGTGCTGCCGATCAATGGCGGCTATGAGATGAACGCCAATCTGGACCTCTCCTTTGCTCTCGTCATCGATATCCTCAAACACTCGATCCTGCCGGCCTTGTCGCTGATCCTGGTCGGCGCCGGCAGCTGGCTGATCGGCATGCGGGCGCTGGTTTCCAACATCATCACCGACGACTATGTCGTCTTTGCCGAGCTCGGCGGCGTGCCGAAGGGCAAGATCCTGCGCTCCTACATCGCCCGCAACGCCATGGTGCCGCAATTCACCGGGCTTGCCATGTCGCTCGGCGCGATCTTCAACGGCACCGTCATCACCGAAATCGTCTTCGGTTATCCCGGCATCGGCAATCTCTTGATCGAAGCGGTGCATGCCGGCGATTACAGCCTGGTGCTCGGCCTCAGCGCGCTGTCGATCGTCGGCGTCGCCGCCGCCGTCTTCATCATCGACGTGCTGAGCCCGCTGATCGACCCGCGCATCAAGGTGGAATAG
- a CDS encoding adenylosuccinate synthetase, whose amino-acid sequence MKQIVVLSGPIAVGKTAFSDELMRRYPCEKVSTQKYIIKVKQVPNERGPLQVAGAELDRETGGAWVSDAVDEVSANTNKDFLLLDSARIPAQVELLRERFGRENVHHIHLTAPPEVLEERFKLRPTHLEELPTYQEAKTDAVEADIDRLAEIADVVVSTEKSDVRSCVTFATAGRLSVTAPRAYVDLFVGGQWGSEGKGNICALLAKEYDVLVRVGGPNAGHKVHEPKYTYRQLPSGTGSNQAAEIYIAAGSTISLATLSRELDDHPWLKEAGFTIDRQAMIIEEGDIAFEERLLDGISSTKQGVGAASARKILGRGCDLGWMPKVRLAQDIPELEKYLGNVREKIEIALTSGKKVMLEGTQGTDLSIHHGSYPHVTSRETSAVGCLSDAGIPFTKLRKVVVVARTYPIRVGGPSGPMGITVTFDEISQRSGLPIEAISKTEIGSVSGKSRRIAEFDWEQIRRSAYWNGASDIALTFVDYLGAENVSALTFEELNDAARQFIADVERVCGVRVSLVSKGFGRNGLIDRRVWND is encoded by the coding sequence TTGAAGCAGATTGTCGTCCTTTCAGGTCCCATCGCCGTGGGAAAAACAGCATTTTCAGATGAGCTGATGCGCCGCTACCCCTGCGAAAAAGTTTCCACTCAAAAATATATTATCAAGGTTAAGCAAGTTCCGAATGAGCGCGGACCGCTTCAAGTCGCCGGCGCTGAACTGGATCGAGAGACAGGTGGAGCTTGGGTTTCAGACGCTGTCGATGAAGTTAGCGCTAATACCAATAAAGATTTCCTCCTACTCGATAGTGCACGCATACCGGCACAGGTGGAACTTTTGAGGGAACGTTTCGGAAGGGAAAATGTTCATCACATCCATTTGACGGCTCCTCCAGAGGTGCTTGAGGAGAGATTTAAGCTTCGGCCGACACACTTAGAAGAATTGCCCACCTATCAGGAAGCGAAAACCGATGCTGTCGAGGCTGATATTGATCGCCTTGCGGAGATTGCGGATGTTGTCGTTTCAACAGAGAAATCGGATGTACGATCATGCGTGACCTTTGCGACCGCCGGCCGACTTTCAGTGACCGCTCCGAGAGCTTACGTCGATCTTTTTGTAGGGGGACAGTGGGGCAGTGAGGGCAAGGGTAATATCTGCGCTTTGCTGGCAAAAGAATACGATGTCCTAGTTCGCGTCGGCGGGCCGAACGCGGGACACAAAGTCCATGAGCCTAAATATACATATCGGCAACTCCCATCCGGTACGGGGTCAAACCAGGCGGCGGAGATTTACATTGCTGCAGGGTCAACGATCTCTCTAGCTACACTTAGCCGAGAATTGGATGATCATCCTTGGCTCAAGGAGGCGGGGTTCACCATTGATAGGCAAGCGATGATCATCGAGGAAGGAGACATTGCCTTTGAGGAAAGGCTCCTCGATGGCATTTCCTCTACAAAGCAGGGGGTAGGAGCTGCATCTGCTCGAAAAATTTTAGGTCGCGGCTGTGACTTGGGTTGGATGCCGAAAGTCAGATTGGCTCAAGACATTCCTGAACTTGAAAAATATCTTGGGAACGTTCGCGAGAAGATAGAAATAGCTCTGACGTCAGGCAAAAAGGTTATGCTCGAGGGTACCCAAGGTACAGATCTCAGCATACATCATGGTTCCTACCCACATGTCACATCTCGAGAGACATCGGCGGTTGGCTGCCTGTCCGATGCGGGAATACCTTTCACAAAACTGAGGAAAGTCGTCGTAGTGGCCAGGACATATCCGATTCGCGTTGGAGGTCCCTCGGGTCCCATGGGGATCACAGTAACATTCGATGAAATCTCGCAGCGTTCAGGTCTCCCTATTGAAGCAATAAGCAAAACCGAGATTGGTAGCGTTTCAGGAAAATCTCGAAGAATAGCGGAATTCGACTGGGAGCAAATTAGACGATCCGCATATTGGAACGGCGCAAGCGACATCGCTCTTACGTTTGTCGACTATCTCGGCGCCGAAAACGTATCGGCCTTGACTTTCGAAGAATTGAACGACGCGGCTCGACAGTTCATTGCCGATGTCGAGCGCGTGTGTGGCGTGCGGGTCTCGCTGGTTTCGAAGGGGTTCGGCCGCAATGGTTTAATTGATCGAAGGGTTTGGAATGACTGA
- a CDS encoding PfkB family carbohydrate kinase — protein MAATRLIAVGDNCLDVYLSKNSMAVGGNALNVAAQWHRQGCDARYFGVVGKDAEGDVIATAIEAVGLPGADLERRDGATAVTLLLEQDGDRRFLLEDLGVGRNFVPSPERYAALRRADWVHLGTNSSAELIERLIEDRIRFSIDVSTAHQSLDLKGVPLVFASGPDEPKVPVEPVIGALKERGAARIVLTCGPRGAFFDDGAELVHVPAQAVDVVDTCGAGDSFIASFVVAHLLKGMDAGAAMRLATDAAAGTCLHEGGFPQRLGAIPPWLLRKYAAEISAAEG, from the coding sequence ATGGCAGCGACGCGGCTGATTGCGGTTGGTGACAACTGCCTGGACGTTTACCTCAGCAAGAACAGCATGGCTGTCGGCGGCAATGCGCTTAATGTGGCGGCGCAATGGCATCGGCAAGGCTGCGATGCCCGCTACTTCGGCGTTGTCGGCAAGGATGCCGAGGGCGACGTGATCGCCACGGCGATCGAAGCCGTCGGTCTGCCTGGGGCGGACCTCGAGCGGCGCGACGGCGCCACCGCCGTTACCCTGCTCCTGGAGCAGGATGGCGACCGCAGGTTCCTGCTTGAGGATCTTGGGGTCGGGCGCAATTTCGTTCCGTCTCCGGAACGCTATGCAGCACTGCGGCGGGCCGATTGGGTTCACCTCGGCACCAATTCCAGCGCCGAGCTCATCGAGCGGCTGATCGAGGACCGCATTCGCTTCAGCATAGACGTCTCGACGGCGCACCAGTCACTGGATCTCAAGGGCGTGCCGCTGGTCTTCGCATCCGGGCCGGATGAGCCGAAGGTCCCGGTCGAGCCGGTCATCGGAGCCTTGAAGGAGCGTGGCGCCGCCAGGATCGTCCTGACCTGCGGCCCGCGCGGCGCCTTCTTTGACGACGGTGCGGAGCTCGTCCATGTGCCGGCGCAAGCAGTCGATGTCGTCGATACCTGCGGCGCCGGCGACAGTTTCATCGCCAGCTTTGTTGTCGCGCATCTTCTGAAGGGCATGGATGCCGGGGCGGCCATGCGCCTTGCAACCGATGCGGCTGCCGGGACCTGCCTGCACGAAGGCGGCTTCCCGCAGAGGCTGGGTGCCATTCCGCCATGGCTCCTGCGGAAATATGCCGCCGAAATCTCTGCCGCGGAGGGCTGA
- a CDS encoding ABC transporter substrate-binding protein yields the protein MQKWKRFAFGFVLATLGLTAVAGAQDYTSLPRKETLIVENPEGTIKNPGWFNIWVNGGGGVSTGLQQLTMDTLWYIDPEQGLGGAAWDNSLAADKPQYNADFTEMTVKLRKGLYWSDGVEFTADDVVYTVKTQMDHPGMVWSAAFSVQVASVEATDPQTVVFKLKKPNSRFHAIFTVRWNGAWIMPKHVFEKVEDPLRYDFANPVSLGAYKLKAYDPQGKWYTWEKRDDWQRTSLARFGEPAPKYVTYTDPGPPDKRTIAQLEHNLDIIHDNTPEGMFTLKEKSKTVDTWFPGFPFAHPDPTLPAVIFNTQEAPFDKADVRWALALLIDIKAVDMASYRGAATLSALGVPPTAATMKDYQAPMQDWLKDFEIDTGKSKIKPYDPTVGQQIADILRKQPKFKDQIPTDPEAISGAFGYGWWKPNPKAAGELLEKAGFKKSGGKWLTPDGQPFKIRMTVEGDTRSVFTRAGTLIAQQWAAFGIDAKAVPAAKLWQTALQPGDFQVAIAWSVETWGGDPDLSFFLDSWHSQFVAKKGEVQPPRNWQRWSNPELDKIIESIRGISADDPKGMELGKDYLKLVAREMPTIPLMSYNVFTSMDTTYWTGYPTIKDPYTDPVPNWANSRLMMVKLKPAQPK from the coding sequence ATGCAAAAGTGGAAGAGGTTTGCATTCGGCTTCGTGCTGGCCACGCTCGGCCTGACCGCGGTGGCCGGAGCCCAAGACTATACCTCCTTGCCGCGCAAGGAGACGCTCATCGTTGAAAATCCGGAAGGGACGATCAAGAATCCCGGCTGGTTCAATATCTGGGTCAATGGCGGCGGCGGTGTTTCGACCGGCCTGCAGCAGCTGACCATGGATACGCTCTGGTATATCGACCCCGAACAGGGGCTTGGCGGCGCGGCCTGGGACAATTCGCTCGCCGCCGACAAGCCGCAATATAATGCCGACTTCACCGAAATGACCGTGAAACTGCGCAAGGGGCTCTATTGGAGCGACGGCGTGGAATTCACCGCCGATGACGTCGTCTATACCGTCAAGACCCAGATGGACCATCCCGGCATGGTCTGGAGCGCGGCCTTCTCGGTGCAGGTGGCAAGCGTCGAGGCAACCGATCCCCAGACCGTGGTGTTCAAACTGAAGAAGCCGAATTCGCGCTTTCATGCGATCTTCACCGTGCGCTGGAACGGCGCCTGGATCATGCCGAAACACGTCTTCGAGAAGGTCGAAGATCCGCTGCGCTACGATTTCGCCAATCCCGTCTCGCTCGGCGCCTACAAGCTCAAGGCCTACGACCCGCAGGGCAAATGGTATACCTGGGAAAAGCGCGACGACTGGCAGCGCACCTCGCTTGCCCGTTTCGGCGAGCCGGCCCCGAAATATGTGACCTATACCGATCCCGGCCCGCCGGATAAGCGCACGATCGCCCAGCTCGAGCACAATCTCGATATCATCCACGACAATACGCCGGAGGGCATGTTCACCCTCAAGGAGAAGTCGAAGACTGTCGATACCTGGTTCCCGGGCTTCCCCTTCGCCCATCCGGATCCGACGCTGCCGGCCGTGATCTTCAACACCCAGGAAGCGCCCTTCGACAAAGCCGACGTGCGCTGGGCGCTGGCTCTGCTGATTGACATCAAGGCCGTCGACATGGCGAGCTACCGCGGCGCGGCGACGCTTTCGGCACTCGGCGTGCCGCCGACGGCGGCGACGATGAAAGACTATCAGGCGCCGATGCAGGACTGGCTGAAGGATTTCGAGATCGATACCGGCAAGAGCAAGATCAAGCCTTATGACCCGACAGTCGGGCAACAGATCGCCGATATCCTGCGCAAACAGCCGAAGTTCAAGGACCAGATCCCGACCGATCCGGAAGCGATCAGCGGTGCCTTCGGCTATGGCTGGTGGAAACCGAACCCGAAAGCGGCCGGCGAACTGCTGGAGAAGGCCGGCTTCAAAAAGTCAGGCGGCAAGTGGCTGACCCCTGATGGACAGCCCTTCAAGATCCGGATGACGGTCGAAGGCGACACACGCTCGGTCTTCACCCGCGCCGGCACGCTGATTGCGCAGCAATGGGCGGCCTTCGGCATTGACGCCAAAGCCGTGCCGGCCGCGAAGCTCTGGCAGACGGCGCTGCAGCCCGGCGATTTCCAGGTGGCGATCGCCTGGAGCGTCGAGACCTGGGGCGGCGATCCCGACCTCTCCTTCTTCCTCGACAGCTGGCACTCTCAGTTCGTCGCCAAGAAGGGTGAGGTGCAGCCGCCGCGCAACTGGCAGCGCTGGTCCAATCCGGAGCTCGACAAGATCATCGAGAGCATCCGCGGCATCAGCGCCGACGATCCGAAGGGCATGGAGCTTGGCAAGGACTATCTGAAGCTGGTCGCCCGCGAAATGCCGACGATCCCGCTGATGTCCTATAACGTCTTCACCTCGATGGATACGACCTATTGGACCGGCTATCCCACCATCAAGGACCCCTATACGGATCCGGTGCCGAACTGGGCGAATTCGCGGCTGATGATGGTCAAGCTGAAGCCGGCTCAGCCGAAATAA
- a CDS encoding ABC transporter permease → MFTIIRDLARQNMEFLCGLLLFAVIVGLVILSYFSPYGATDIYLLPPDMPPDGEYWLGTTSRGQDVFWQLTIGLRNTLYFGIGVAFLSRIISLVVGLVAGYAGGAVDRVLMAINDSVMVIPQFPLLILFYFVLKDNMTWVALIVIMASLGWSYDARLIRSVALGLKSRPFTTQSVYSGMTMRKILVEEHLPYVLPIVFATTMNNMIWSIGMEITLSVLGFTDIETPTMGMMIYWANAHSALISGIWWWVAAPVAVIVILFLALFLLSMSMNEYNDPRSRLNRMGS, encoded by the coding sequence ATGTTTACCATCATCCGCGACCTCGCCCGCCAGAATATGGAATTCCTCTGCGGCCTGCTTCTCTTTGCCGTCATCGTCGGCCTCGTCATCCTGTCGTATTTCTCGCCCTATGGCGCGACCGACATCTATCTCCTGCCGCCCGACATGCCGCCGGACGGCGAATATTGGCTCGGCACCACATCGCGCGGCCAGGACGTTTTCTGGCAGCTGACGATCGGCCTTCGCAACACGCTCTATTTCGGCATCGGCGTCGCCTTTCTCTCGCGCATCATCTCGCTCGTGGTCGGGCTGGTCGCCGGTTACGCCGGCGGCGCTGTCGACCGGGTGCTGATGGCGATCAACGACAGCGTCATGGTGATCCCGCAGTTTCCGCTGCTGATCCTTTTCTACTTCGTGCTGAAGGACAACATGACCTGGGTGGCGCTGATCGTCATCATGGCCTCGCTCGGCTGGTCCTATGACGCGCGGCTGATCCGCTCGGTGGCGCTCGGCCTGAAGAGCCGGCCCTTCACCACCCAGAGCGTTTATTCCGGCATGACGATGCGCAAGATCCTGGTCGAGGAGCACCTGCCCTATGTGCTGCCGATCGTCTTCGCCACGACGATGAACAACATGATCTGGTCGATCGGCATGGAGATCACCCTTTCGGTCCTCGGCTTCACCGATATCGAGACGCCGACCATGGGCATGATGATCTACTGGGCCAATGCGCATTCGGCCCTGATTTCGGGCATCTGGTGGTGGGTGGCCGCCCCCGTCGCCGTCATCGTCATTCTCTTCCTGGCGCTCTTCCTGCTCTCCATGTCGATGAACGAATACAATGATCCGCGCAGCCGGCTGAACCGGATGGGAAGTTAG